From Sphingomonas sp. PAMC26645:
CACGCCAGATCCGCTGATCACCGCAGGGCTCGGCGCGGACATCCCGGCGCAACCGGCACGTGGACACTTTAACTCGGACGAAGTCTATGCCGAGTTGCGCGTACCGCTGATCCACAACACGCCGCTCATCCAGTCGCTCGAGATTGGCGGCGCAGTGCGGCATTCGAACTATTCGATCAGCGGCAGCAACACGACCTATACCGGCAGTGGCCTGTGGAAGCCGTTCAGCGACCTGCTGTTGCGAGCGTCCTATGCACAGGGCTTCCGCGCACCGAGCATCGGCGAACTGTTCGGCGCGGCATCGCGGTCCGACGCCGCGATCGACGATCCCTGCACCAACGTCGCCGGATCGCCGTTCCAGTCGTCCGCGACCGTGCGCGCCAATTGCATCGCCAACGGCGTGCCCGCGAACGGCAGCTATCAGGAGCCGAATGGCGGACAGCTGAGCGTACTGACCGGCGGCAATGAAGCGTTGAAGCCCGAGACGTCGCGAACATGGCTGTTCGGCGCGGTGTATGCGCCAAGCTGGGCACGGACTAGCGGGATCGCCAGCCAGCTGAGCATCGAAGGCAACTACTACGATATCAAGGTCGACGACGCGATCGCGGCGACCGACGCGACGCTGACGCTCAGCCGCTGTTCGCAGGCGGCGGACGCCCTCAGCTGCGCGGCGATCTCCCGCACGCCCAACGGGATCATCTCGCGGATCAACGCGCAGTTGCAGAACATCGGCGGCATCCGCACCCGCGGCGTCGACGTGACCGCGGTCTATCGCTCGCCGCAGACCTCGGCCGGGACGTTCGGGCTATCGCTCAACGGCAACATCCTGCTGAAATACGCGGAGAGCTTCCCGGCGACGGTCGGCTTCACCACCACCAACTACCAGGGTACGACGCGTGGGTCGCCCGAGCAGTCCTATCCGAAGTTCAAGGGCAATGCGGTCGTCGATTGGGACATCGGCATGGTCCGCGCCTCGTTCACCGGCCGCTACATCAAGAGCGTGAAGGAAGCGGACGGCAAGATACTCGACAATACCTTCTACGGCGACGTGCAGGTTACGCTGTCGCCGGGTTGGCTGGAGAACCGGCTGGGGCTGACGATCGGCGTGAACAACGTGTTCAACCAGGACCCGCCGGCCTGCTACAGCTGCACCGGACCGAACTACGACCCGAGCACCTATGACGTGCCAGGGCAGTTCGGGTATATCCGACTGTCGTGGGGGCTCTGATCTGAGCGGAGACCGGTCCGGTAATTGTGAGTGGAGAGGCTAATCGATCCTCCCCCGCCAGGGGGAGGTGGCACGGAGCGACGGAGGGGGAGGATACGGAACAGCGGTTTCCCTTTCCTCCCCCTCCGTCTGGCAAGAGCCAGCCACCTCCCCCTGGCGGGAGAGGATTAGGACTTCGCTTAGTCCTCGACGAGCTTCATGAAACGGCGCTCTACCGGGGCCAGCACTGGCCCTAGCTCATGCCCGCGTTTCACCACCGCGCCGCCCTCGCCAATCAGCGCCCACATCCCCTGCTTGTTACGCAGCGACGGGCGTTTCTCGATCCTGAACTCCGGCCGTTCGGCAGCACGGCGGAAGGCCGCGAATACCGCGGCGTCCTTGCCAAGATCGATCGCATAGTCACGCCAGTGTCCGGCAGCGACCATCCGGCCGTAAAGGTCCAGGATCCGGTTCAGTTCGAGGCGTTCGAAGCCGACCTGCGTCGCCTTGGACGGTGTGGGGAAAGGTACGACGCCCATCAGTTACTCACCATCATGCGCGGTCGCGGCGGTCCTCTGGATGCTCGTCGGCGAGCAGCGCGTCGAGCCGCTTGCGCATCGTCTCCAGCTCGCAGCGCATGATCTCCATCTTCTGCGTGGCGGGATCGAACATCTCGCTGCACGGCGTACCATAGGGCACGAAGCGCGGCACTTCGGGTGCGTTGCCGCCCTCGATCGTCGTCGCGCGGGCGGGAATGCCGACCACCGTCGTTCCCGCCGGGACGTCACGCGTCACCACCGCGTTGGCGCCGACGCGCGAGCGCTTGCCGAGCGTGATCGGGCCGAGCACCTGCGCGCCCGAGCCGATGATCGCGCCGTCGGAGATGGTCGGATGGCGCTTGCCCTGCACGCCGTTGTCAGGGCTGGTGCCGCCGAGCGTGACGCACTGGTAGATCGTCACGTCATCGCCGATCTCCGCGGTCTCGCCGATCACGACGAAACCGTGGTCGATGAAGAAGTTGCGGCCGATCGTCGCACCCGGATGGATGTCGATCGCCGTCGTGAAGCGCGACCAGTGGTTGACGCAGCGCGCGAGGAAATAGAGCTTCGCCTTGTACAGGCGGTGCGCGATGCGGTGATAGCCGAGCGCCCAGACGCCGGGATACAGCATGATTTCGGCGCGCGAATGCGGGGCGGGATCGCGGGCGCGGATCGAATCCAGATAGGCCAGTAATCCGCTCGACATCCGCAGTCCCCTTCGCGATTTCCGTATCTAGGGTATCGAACGCCCGATTTCCAGAACCGCACGCATGGGCCGCCTCACCCGGTCAGGATCGGGGTAAAGCCTATCTTTGTTGTGGGATAAGCCCGCGCGTTGCACTCTGCGCGCGATATTGAGGGGATGCCGATGTTCGACCTGACGACCGTGAGCTCCGAGACGCTGTTGCTGTTCATCCTGGTAGGGTTCGCCGCGCAGATCGTCGATGGCGCGCTGGGGATGGCGTTCGGGGTAATTTCGAACACGCTGCTGCTGTGGGTCGGCGTGCCGCCGGCCGCGGCGTCGGCGGGCGTGCATACCGTCGAGACCTTCACCACCGCGGTGTCGGGGATCAGCCATGTGCTGCACAAGAACGTCAACTGGACGCTGTTCCTGCGGCTGATGATCCCGGGCGTCATCGGCGGCGTGCTGGGCGCGTACGTGCTGTCGAACATCGATGCGAGCACGGCGAAACCGTTCATCCTCGCGTATCTGACGTCGATCGGCGTGTATCTGCTGTACCGCGGGCTTCGCTATCCGCCGAAGCAGAAGGAGCCGAAGATCGTCGAGCCGCTCGGACTGGTCGGCGGTTTCCTCGACGCGGCGGGCGGTGGCGGCTGGGGGCCGGTGGTGACGTCGAACCTGCTGGTCCAGGGCGCATCCCCGCGGACCACGATCGGCACGGTGAATACCGCCGAGTTCTTCCTGACCGCGACGATCTCGGCGACGTTCATCACCCAGCTCGGCTGGGCGGCGTTCACGCAGGCCACCGTGGGATTGCTGATCGGCGGGGTGCTGGCGGCCCCGTTCGGGGCGATGCTGGCGAAGCGCGTGCCGGCGAAGACGCTGATGGTGCTGGTTGGCGTGATCCTGACGATCACGAGTTTGTTCGGACTATACCGCGCTATCTGGCACTGACGGCTCCCCTCCCGCTTGCGGGAGGGGTCGGGCGAGGGGCGTGCCAAATACGACTTTGTGCTTGAGGCCAGCCCCTCCCCTAGCCCCTACCGCAAGCGGGAGGGGGACAGAGGGTCACAGCGTCGCGTGGACCGTCGCAACCGCGGCCATAACCGCGCCGATCCGCACCGACGTCTGGATCGCCTCGGCCGTAACGCCGGCCTTCTTCAAAATCTGCTCGTGGCTGTCGATGCACATGCCGCAGCCGTTCATCGCCGACACGGCCAAGCTGAACAGCTCGAAATCGACCTTGTCGATGCCGGGCTGGCCGATCACGTTCATGCGCAACTTGGCGGGCATGTTGCGGTATTCCTGGTTCCCGGCGAGGTGCGTGAACCGGTAATAGACGTTGTTCATCGCCATCACCGCAGCGGCTGCACGCGCTGCGTTCGCGGCCTCGGGCGAGAGCTTCGGCGCGCATTCGGCCTCGGCGGCTTCGACCAGCGGCTTGTAGCCCGAGCCGTGTGCGCAGGTCAGCAGCAGGCCGTATTTGCGCTGGTCGGTGAGATGCGTCTCGTTCAGCAGCGAGCCGACGTTGAGGCGGATATCCTTGGCGTAGTCGGGCAGTTGCCCTGCGAATTCCTTGAGCGACATGATAATTCCTTCTGCTCCCCTTCCGCCTGCGGGAGGGGTCGGGGGAGGGACTAGAGACAAAAAGAGAGGGCGGTCCGTATGGACACGCCCTCCCCCAACCCCTCCCGTGAACGGGAGGGGAGTTTCAGTTACGCAGCGAGCTGGAGGACGTCGTCGCCCTTGTTCCAGTTGCACGGGCAGAGCTCGTCGGTCTGCAGCGCGTCGAGCACGCGGAGCGTCTCGGCGGGGTTGCGGCCGACGTTCAGGCCGTTGACCTGGACCGCCTGGATAACGTTGTCCGGATCGATGATGAAGG
This genomic window contains:
- a CDS encoding carboxymuconolactone decarboxylase family protein, with the protein product MSLKEFAGQLPDYAKDIRLNVGSLLNETHLTDQRKYGLLLTCAHGSGYKPLVEAAEAECAPKLSPEAANAARAAAAVMAMNNVYYRFTHLAGNQEYRNMPAKLRMNVIGQPGIDKVDFELFSLAVSAMNGCGMCIDSHEQILKKAGVTAEAIQTSVRIGAVMAAVATVHATL
- a CDS encoding sulfite exporter TauE/SafE family protein, with protein sequence MPMFDLTTVSSETLLLFILVGFAAQIVDGALGMAFGVISNTLLLWVGVPPAAASAGVHTVETFTTAVSGISHVLHKNVNWTLFLRLMIPGVIGGVLGAYVLSNIDASTAKPFILAYLTSIGVYLLYRGLRYPPKQKEPKIVEPLGLVGGFLDAAGGGGWGPVVTSNLLVQGASPRTTIGTVNTAEFFLTATISATFITQLGWAAFTQATVGLLIGGVLAAPFGAMLAKRVPAKTLMVLVGVILTITSLFGLYRAIWH
- the epsC gene encoding serine O-acetyltransferase EpsC codes for the protein MSSGLLAYLDSIRARDPAPHSRAEIMLYPGVWALGYHRIAHRLYKAKLYFLARCVNHWSRFTTAIDIHPGATIGRNFFIDHGFVVIGETAEIGDDVTIYQCVTLGGTSPDNGVQGKRHPTISDGAIIGSGAQVLGPITLGKRSRVGANAVVTRDVPAGTTVVGIPARATTIEGGNAPEVPRFVPYGTPCSEMFDPATQKMEIMRCELETMRKRLDALLADEHPEDRRDRA
- a CDS encoding DUF2794 domain-containing protein, with translation MGVVPFPTPSKATQVGFERLELNRILDLYGRMVAAGHWRDYAIDLGKDAAVFAAFRRAAERPEFRIEKRPSLRNKQGMWALIGEGGAVVKRGHELGPVLAPVERRFMKLVED